The window CACAGTGCGCCGAAAAGCCTCGAAAGTAGCACCACCCTACCATGGTCGGGCCGATTTTGAACCATCGGCAACCTCATACTGGTTGATACCCTTTCCAATACGATGAGTAACGCACAGTCCGGGTCTGGAACACGGCTCACGCTCGATTTGTGGCATCCGAACTGTTGGGCCTGCGAGTCGACGTCGGAGGTACCGGGCGGTGTGCTGGCACACGCGATTTATAATACGCCGAAGGCGGACATCGAACGGGACTCCGTCAACGGCCTGTTTACGGCGTTTGCCGACAGCACCGAGGAAATCGAGGAGTTGCTGTCGACCATCGAATCCTCGCCACACAGCGGCGAGTTGCTCGAACTACAGGAGCGATTCGGCACCGGCCACGCGGCGCCGGGCAACGTCGTCCGGGAGTTCTTCCTCGAATACGACCCCGGCGACATGGTCTGTCCGGTGTTGCTCGAACACGGTTTCGTCCACAGCCAGCCGGTCCGCATCCAGAACGGCCGCGAGTACTGGCAGGTGAGTTTCGCCGGCGAGCGCGGCGACATCCAATCGGCCCTCGACGGCGTCCGCGAGGACGCGAGCGCTGAGGTCACCATCGAACGCATCGCCTCCGCGGGCGAGACCGGCAGTCGTGAGCGGAACCGCCGCCTCGACGCCCTGACGCCGACCCAGCGGAAGGTCTTCGACCTCGCACGCGAGATGGGCTACTACGAGTGGCCCCGTGGCTGTTCGACGCGCGACTTGGCGGACGAACTCGACGTCTCGAAGACGACGCTTCTGGAACACCTGCGAAAGGCCGAAGCGAAACTGCTGGACCCGTCTAGCGACCGATAACCGCACGCAGTGCGAACAGCGCGTTCGATTTTCGCTCCCGAATTCGCCGGTAGAAGTAGGAGAACCACTTGTTGCCGTAGGGGACGTACTGGTAGGTGGGAACGCCCTCGGCGGCGAGGTTCCGCTGGGCCCCCTCACGGACGCCCATCAGCAT of the Natronomonas halophila genome contains:
- a CDS encoding helix-turn-helix domain-containing protein, whose amino-acid sequence is MSNAQSGSGTRLTLDLWHPNCWACESTSEVPGGVLAHAIYNTPKADIERDSVNGLFTAFADSTEEIEELLSTIESSPHSGELLELQERFGTGHAAPGNVVREFFLEYDPGDMVCPVLLEHGFVHSQPVRIQNGREYWQVSFAGERGDIQSALDGVREDASAEVTIERIASAGETGSRERNRRLDALTPTQRKVFDLAREMGYYEWPRGCSTRDLADELDVSKTTLLEHLRKAEAKLLDPSSDR